In Daphnia pulicaria isolate SC F1-1A chromosome 5, SC_F0-13Bv2, whole genome shotgun sequence, a single genomic region encodes these proteins:
- the LOC124340642 gene encoding uncharacterized protein LOC124340642 isoform X1 — protein MDKANESIDNVPVTLSLDDEQQALHQTTKADDCSSPNYLTIESAEVANANDAYSPALQLESSLNESANDSYVQVEGLLKLPQLESTRISVTDADLSKVQSESGDSQNPLNAGFVKPNFENQSSSKLDPNEISVFMESDFDAGQQIIESEDNAQPTLGTDSNMECLNESIKSALENQEPTDLVKHESTDNILPPAGLDASVIELNDSALSISENQELNQHVEAEDSILPVSEGDSSVEVLMNTSIALQLNQEPIEAVPEKSVLPTENGVLKQSDLLKDNSVSYKEPNEEIVNEISSSIHQELLNVEKSTSANGVEDPSENVKTIDSDEGHLNDETTNSDPEVEQLMKLPETVSQLTSKDGVKVYLVGTAHFSLESQEDVAKTILMTRPRVVVVELCVSRLNILRFDEKTILEEAKNLNMEKVRSTIKQYGAVQGALYLLFLSTSAHLTRQLGMAPGGEFRRAYHEGRNVQGCRIHLGDRPIHVTLHRALAALSLWQKAKLVWHLLLNRGPISAEEVERCKQKDLLEEMLEEMTGEFPPLSRVFVQERDLCLAHSLQLAAADAASEARSNSQLNEPPTVVGVVGIGHIAGISRYFGKVSESDVRKVMSIPPQTMASRVFVVSFKLSMLSIACYGCYKVIPKVLPSRLNVIDLSSIRQYIFSR, from the exons ATGGATAAAGCTAACGAGTCTATCGACAACGTTCCCGTCACACTGAGCCTGGACGACGAGCAGCAAGCACTCCATCAGACAACCAAGGCTGATGATTGTAGCAGCCCAAATTATTTGACCATTGAATCAGCTGAAGTAGCGAACGCAAATGATGCATACTCTCCTGCTCTCCAACTTGAAAGCTCACTTAATGAATCAGCCAATGACAGTTATGTACAAGTCGAAGGCCTTTTGAAGTTGCCACAACTGGAGAGCACAAGAATCAGTGTCACTGATGCAGATTTGAGCAAAGTGCAATCAGAGTCTGGTGACTCACAAAACCCTTTGAATGCTGGGTTTGTCAAACCTAATTTTGAGAATCAGTCTTCTTCAAAGTTGGATCCAAATGAAATTTCGGTATTTATGGAGTCTGATTTTGATGCAG GCCAACAAATTATTGAGTCAGAAGACAATGCCCAACCTACTTTAGGCACAGATTCCAACATGGAATGTTTGAATGAATCCATAAAGTCTGCATTGGAAAATCAag AGCCCACTGATTTGGTAAAACATGAATCAACTGACAATATCCTTCCTCCTGCAGGTTTAGATGCAAGTGTTATTGAGCTTAATGATTCTGCATTATCTATTTCTGAAAATCAAG AGCTTAATCAGCATGTTGAGGCAGAAGATAGTATTCTACCTGTCTCCGAAGGAGATTCTTCCGTGGAAGTTTTAATGAACACTTCTATTGCACTTCAGCTAAACCAAG AACCTATTGAGGCTGTCCCAGAAAAGAGTGTTTTGCCAACAGAAAATGGTGTGCTAAAACAAAGCGATTTACTAAAGGATAATAGCGTGTCATATAAGGAAccaaatgaagaaatagtGAATGAGATTTCTTCCTCGATACATCAGG aGCTTCTTAATGTTGAGAAAAGTACATCTGCGAATGGTGTAGAAGATCCGTctgaaaatgttaaaaccATTGATTCCGATGAGGGTCATTTGAATGATGAGACAACGAATTCTGATCCAGAGGTCGAGCAGCTGATGAAACTTCCGGAGACAGTCTCTCAGCTTACCAGTAAAGACGGAGTTAAAGTTTATCTAGTTGGAACAGCTCATTTCAGTCTGGAAAGTCAGGAAGATGTTGCCAAG ACAATTCTCATGACACGTCCTCGagttgttgtcgtcgaactCTGCGTTTCTCGCCTCAATATTCTTCGCTTTGACGAGAAAACCATTTTGGAAGAGGCTAAAAACCTTAATATGG aaaaagtaAGGTCGACCATCAAGCAGTATGGAGCTGTTCAAGGCGCATTGTATCTGCTCTTTTTATCTACATCGGCACACTTGACTCGTCAGCTGGGAATGGCACCAGGTGGTGAATTTCGCCGGGCCTACCACGAAGGTCGTAATGTTCAAGGCTGTCGAATTCATTTGGGCGATCGGCCAATTCATGTGACTCTTCATCGTGCTTTGGCTGCCCTATCGCTGTGGCAGAAAGCTAAATTGGTTTGGCACTTACTCCTCAATCGAGGACCTATCAGCGCAGAAGAAGTGGAGcgctgtaaacaaaaagatctTCTTGAAGAGATGCTAGAAGAGATGACTGGTGAATTTCCTCCACTCAGTCGGGTTTTCGTCCAAGAAAGAGACCTCTGCTTGGCTCATTCACTTCAACTGGCAGCTGCGGATGCCGCCTCCGAGGCCCGTTCCAATTCTCAGTTGAATGAACCACCGACAGTCGTGGGTGTTGTTGGTATCGGACATATTGCTGGAATTTCTCGTTACTTCGGGAAGGTTTCCGAGAGCGACGTAAGAAAAGTCATGAG TATTCCGCCCCAGACGATGGCGAGTCGTGTATTTGTTGTCTCATTCAAATTGTCCATGTTGAGCATTGCGTGCTACGGATGTTACAAGGTTATCCCCAAGGTTCTTCCTTCCCGTTTAAACGTAATCGATTTATCTTCCATTCGTCAATACATCTTTTCGCGTTAG
- the LOC124340642 gene encoding uncharacterized protein LOC124340642 isoform X3 yields MDKANESIDNVPVTLSLDDEQQALHQTTKADDCSSPNYLTIESAEVANANDAYSPALQLESSLNESANDSYVQVEGLLKLPQLESTRISVTDADLSKVQSESGDSQNPLNAGFVKPNFENQSSSKLDPNEISVFMESDFDAGQQIIESEDNAQPTLGTDSNMECLNESIKSALENQEPTDLVKHESTDNILPPAGLDASVIELNDSALSISENQELNQHVEAEDSILPVSEGDSSVEVLMNTSIALQLNQEPIEAVPEKSVLPTENGVLKQSDLLKDNSVSYKEPNEEIVNEISSSIHQELLNVEKSTSANGVEDPSENVKTIDSDEGHLNDETTNSDPEVEQLMKLPETVSQLTSKDGVKVYLVGTAHFSLESQEDVAKTILMTRPRVVVVELCVSRLNILRFDEKTILEEAKNLNMEKVRSTIKQYGAVQGALYLLFLSTSAHLTRQLGMAPGGEFRRAYHEGRNVQGCRIHLGDRPIHVTLHRALAALSLWQKAKLVWHLLLNRGPISAEEVERCKQKDLLEEMLEEMTGEFPPLSRVFVQERDLCLAHSLQLAAADAASEARSNSQLNEPPTVVGVVGIGHIAGISRYFGKVSESDVRKVMSIPPQTMASRVFVVSFKLSMLSIACYGCYKVIPKVCVLGLAMDLEVEIRDDYEHVDEDLLYTPVNIPGRGVAEVMFSEQFEGCACSGSCDVGVYCGCVRNRMPFYYSGGGLTDSDNPPDLIYECHVNCQCESKCSNRLVQKGPHAGLALMDAGSKGIGLHCKVDLLKGAFVCEYAGEVIVAEEARRRYAIQKELGRRNYIFALREHFGKENCPTLTYIDPSSIGNIGRYINHSCDPNLLIVPVRTDTVVPKLCLFARRNISALTELTFDYGGGIEPIQGVPDGWSGGTVCQCMASVCRHFLPFDYSLG; encoded by the exons ATGGATAAAGCTAACGAGTCTATCGACAACGTTCCCGTCACACTGAGCCTGGACGACGAGCAGCAAGCACTCCATCAGACAACCAAGGCTGATGATTGTAGCAGCCCAAATTATTTGACCATTGAATCAGCTGAAGTAGCGAACGCAAATGATGCATACTCTCCTGCTCTCCAACTTGAAAGCTCACTTAATGAATCAGCCAATGACAGTTATGTACAAGTCGAAGGCCTTTTGAAGTTGCCACAACTGGAGAGCACAAGAATCAGTGTCACTGATGCAGATTTGAGCAAAGTGCAATCAGAGTCTGGTGACTCACAAAACCCTTTGAATGCTGGGTTTGTCAAACCTAATTTTGAGAATCAGTCTTCTTCAAAGTTGGATCCAAATGAAATTTCGGTATTTATGGAGTCTGATTTTGATGCAG GCCAACAAATTATTGAGTCAGAAGACAATGCCCAACCTACTTTAGGCACAGATTCCAACATGGAATGTTTGAATGAATCCATAAAGTCTGCATTGGAAAATCAag AGCCCACTGATTTGGTAAAACATGAATCAACTGACAATATCCTTCCTCCTGCAGGTTTAGATGCAAGTGTTATTGAGCTTAATGATTCTGCATTATCTATTTCTGAAAATCAAG AGCTTAATCAGCATGTTGAGGCAGAAGATAGTATTCTACCTGTCTCCGAAGGAGATTCTTCCGTGGAAGTTTTAATGAACACTTCTATTGCACTTCAGCTAAACCAAG AACCTATTGAGGCTGTCCCAGAAAAGAGTGTTTTGCCAACAGAAAATGGTGTGCTAAAACAAAGCGATTTACTAAAGGATAATAGCGTGTCATATAAGGAAccaaatgaagaaatagtGAATGAGATTTCTTCCTCGATACATCAGG aGCTTCTTAATGTTGAGAAAAGTACATCTGCGAATGGTGTAGAAGATCCGTctgaaaatgttaaaaccATTGATTCCGATGAGGGTCATTTGAATGATGAGACAACGAATTCTGATCCAGAGGTCGAGCAGCTGATGAAACTTCCGGAGACAGTCTCTCAGCTTACCAGTAAAGACGGAGTTAAAGTTTATCTAGTTGGAACAGCTCATTTCAGTCTGGAAAGTCAGGAAGATGTTGCCAAG ACAATTCTCATGACACGTCCTCGagttgttgtcgtcgaactCTGCGTTTCTCGCCTCAATATTCTTCGCTTTGACGAGAAAACCATTTTGGAAGAGGCTAAAAACCTTAATATGG aaaaagtaAGGTCGACCATCAAGCAGTATGGAGCTGTTCAAGGCGCATTGTATCTGCTCTTTTTATCTACATCGGCACACTTGACTCGTCAGCTGGGAATGGCACCAGGTGGTGAATTTCGCCGGGCCTACCACGAAGGTCGTAATGTTCAAGGCTGTCGAATTCATTTGGGCGATCGGCCAATTCATGTGACTCTTCATCGTGCTTTGGCTGCCCTATCGCTGTGGCAGAAAGCTAAATTGGTTTGGCACTTACTCCTCAATCGAGGACCTATCAGCGCAGAAGAAGTGGAGcgctgtaaacaaaaagatctTCTTGAAGAGATGCTAGAAGAGATGACTGGTGAATTTCCTCCACTCAGTCGGGTTTTCGTCCAAGAAAGAGACCTCTGCTTGGCTCATTCACTTCAACTGGCAGCTGCGGATGCCGCCTCCGAGGCCCGTTCCAATTCTCAGTTGAATGAACCACCGACAGTCGTGGGTGTTGTTGGTATCGGACATATTGCTGGAATTTCTCGTTACTTCGGGAAGGTTTCCGAGAGCGACGTAAGAAAAGTCATGAG TATTCCGCCCCAGACGATGGCGAGTCGTGTATTTGTTGTCTCATTCAAATTGTCCATGTTGAGCATTGCGTGCTACGGATGTTACAAGGTTATCCCCAAG GTTTGTGTTTTGGGTTTGGCCATGGATTTAGAAGTGGAAATACGAGATGATTACGAACATGTAGATGAGGATTTGTTGTATACACCTGTGAATATTCCCGGACGTGGCGTCGCCGAAGTGATGTTTTCGGAGCAGTTCGAAGGGTGTGCGTGCTCTGGGTCTTGCGATGTTGGTGTCTATTGCGGTTGTGTTAGAAACAGAATGCCTTTTTACTATTCCGGTGGTGGTTTGACGGATTCGGACAATCCACCTGACCTGATTTATGAGTGTCATGTTAATTGCCAATGCGAATCCAAGTGCTCGAATCGTTTAGTTCAAAAGGGACCGCATGCGGGACTCGCGTTGATGGATGCCGGTTCAAAAGGAATCGGCTTACACTGCAAAGTGGATCTGTTGAAAGGTGCGTTTGTTTGCGAGTACGCTGGAGAAGTTATCGTAGCAGAAGAGGCTCGACGAAGATACGCCATTCAAAAGGAGTTGGGTCGTCGGAATTACATCTTTGCCCTGCGAGAGCATTTTGGCAAGGAGAATTGCCCGACCCTCACATACATCGACCCTTCTTCCATCGGTAATATTGGTCGATACATTAATCATTCGTGCGATCCCAACCTTTTGATTGTTCCTGTTCGTACGGACACTGTGGTCCCTAAACTGTGCCTCTTTGCACGACGAAATATTTCTGCCCTCACGGAATTGACGTTTGATTACGGTGGAGGTATTGAACCCATCCAGGGTGTGCCGGACGGATGGAGCGGCGGAACAGTCTGCCAATGCATGGCTTCTGTTTGCCGCCACTTTTTGCCTTTTGATTATTCCCTAGGCTGA
- the LOC124340642 gene encoding uncharacterized protein LOC124340642 isoform X2, whose product MDKANESIDNVPVTLSLDDEQQALHQTTKADDCSSPNYLTIESAEVANANDAYSPALQLESSLNESANDSYVQVEGLLKLPQLESTRISVTDADLSKVQSESGDSQNPLNAGFVKPNFENQSSSKLDPNEISVFMESDFDAGQQIIESEDNAQPTLGTDSNMECLNESIKSALENQGLDASVIELNDSALSISENQELNQHVEAEDSILPVSEGDSSVEVLMNTSIALQLNQEPIEAVPEKSVLPTENGVLKQSDLLKDNSVSYKEPNEEIVNEISSSIHQELLNVEKSTSANGVEDPSENVKTIDSDEGHLNDETTNSDPEVEQLMKLPETVSQLTSKDGVKVYLVGTAHFSLESQEDVAKTILMTRPRVVVVELCVSRLNILRFDEKTILEEAKNLNMEKVRSTIKQYGAVQGALYLLFLSTSAHLTRQLGMAPGGEFRRAYHEGRNVQGCRIHLGDRPIHVTLHRALAALSLWQKAKLVWHLLLNRGPISAEEVERCKQKDLLEEMLEEMTGEFPPLSRVFVQERDLCLAHSLQLAAADAASEARSNSQLNEPPTVVGVVGIGHIAGISRYFGKVSESDVRKVMSIPPQTMASRVFVVSFKLSMLSIACYGCYKVIPKVLPSRLNVIDLSSIRQYIFSR is encoded by the exons ATGGATAAAGCTAACGAGTCTATCGACAACGTTCCCGTCACACTGAGCCTGGACGACGAGCAGCAAGCACTCCATCAGACAACCAAGGCTGATGATTGTAGCAGCCCAAATTATTTGACCATTGAATCAGCTGAAGTAGCGAACGCAAATGATGCATACTCTCCTGCTCTCCAACTTGAAAGCTCACTTAATGAATCAGCCAATGACAGTTATGTACAAGTCGAAGGCCTTTTGAAGTTGCCACAACTGGAGAGCACAAGAATCAGTGTCACTGATGCAGATTTGAGCAAAGTGCAATCAGAGTCTGGTGACTCACAAAACCCTTTGAATGCTGGGTTTGTCAAACCTAATTTTGAGAATCAGTCTTCTTCAAAGTTGGATCCAAATGAAATTTCGGTATTTATGGAGTCTGATTTTGATGCAG GCCAACAAATTATTGAGTCAGAAGACAATGCCCAACCTACTTTAGGCACAGATTCCAACATGGAATGTTTGAATGAATCCATAAAGTCTGCATTGGAAAATCAag GTTTAGATGCAAGTGTTATTGAGCTTAATGATTCTGCATTATCTATTTCTGAAAATCAAG AGCTTAATCAGCATGTTGAGGCAGAAGATAGTATTCTACCTGTCTCCGAAGGAGATTCTTCCGTGGAAGTTTTAATGAACACTTCTATTGCACTTCAGCTAAACCAAG AACCTATTGAGGCTGTCCCAGAAAAGAGTGTTTTGCCAACAGAAAATGGTGTGCTAAAACAAAGCGATTTACTAAAGGATAATAGCGTGTCATATAAGGAAccaaatgaagaaatagtGAATGAGATTTCTTCCTCGATACATCAGG aGCTTCTTAATGTTGAGAAAAGTACATCTGCGAATGGTGTAGAAGATCCGTctgaaaatgttaaaaccATTGATTCCGATGAGGGTCATTTGAATGATGAGACAACGAATTCTGATCCAGAGGTCGAGCAGCTGATGAAACTTCCGGAGACAGTCTCTCAGCTTACCAGTAAAGACGGAGTTAAAGTTTATCTAGTTGGAACAGCTCATTTCAGTCTGGAAAGTCAGGAAGATGTTGCCAAG ACAATTCTCATGACACGTCCTCGagttgttgtcgtcgaactCTGCGTTTCTCGCCTCAATATTCTTCGCTTTGACGAGAAAACCATTTTGGAAGAGGCTAAAAACCTTAATATGG aaaaagtaAGGTCGACCATCAAGCAGTATGGAGCTGTTCAAGGCGCATTGTATCTGCTCTTTTTATCTACATCGGCACACTTGACTCGTCAGCTGGGAATGGCACCAGGTGGTGAATTTCGCCGGGCCTACCACGAAGGTCGTAATGTTCAAGGCTGTCGAATTCATTTGGGCGATCGGCCAATTCATGTGACTCTTCATCGTGCTTTGGCTGCCCTATCGCTGTGGCAGAAAGCTAAATTGGTTTGGCACTTACTCCTCAATCGAGGACCTATCAGCGCAGAAGAAGTGGAGcgctgtaaacaaaaagatctTCTTGAAGAGATGCTAGAAGAGATGACTGGTGAATTTCCTCCACTCAGTCGGGTTTTCGTCCAAGAAAGAGACCTCTGCTTGGCTCATTCACTTCAACTGGCAGCTGCGGATGCCGCCTCCGAGGCCCGTTCCAATTCTCAGTTGAATGAACCACCGACAGTCGTGGGTGTTGTTGGTATCGGACATATTGCTGGAATTTCTCGTTACTTCGGGAAGGTTTCCGAGAGCGACGTAAGAAAAGTCATGAG TATTCCGCCCCAGACGATGGCGAGTCGTGTATTTGTTGTCTCATTCAAATTGTCCATGTTGAGCATTGCGTGCTACGGATGTTACAAGGTTATCCCCAAGGTTCTTCCTTCCCGTTTAAACGTAATCGATTTATCTTCCATTCGTCAATACATCTTTTCGCGTTAG